Below is a window of Sporosarcina ureae DNA.
CATCTGTTTCCAGAAGTGCGAATTAGTGCTGAATTCAAGCAGCCTTCTCCGCATCAAGACCAATTATTGCTGTCGCTACATGACATTAAGACGATGGATTTGCATCAGGAAAATATGGCTAAGCAAATTGGTGACAAGAATAGGTTGATTCGTGGTGTGGCGGGAAGCGGAAAAACGCTCATATTGGCTAGTCGTGCAAAGTTGCTTTCGAGAGAGCATCCTGACTGGAAGATACTCATTCTCTGTTACAACATTTCATTGGCAAGAAATATTGAACACATGGTGCATCATATGATGAATGAGCCCGATTCACTGTTCGACTTTGACTTCACAAAAGAAGAAACCCACACAAAAAGAGCCAAGCATTTGATTCAAGTCCGGAATTTCCACAGCTGGTTGCGCAATGATTTGCGTATATCAGAAGCTACTATTCCTATGATGCTGGAGAAGTTAAAGCAGGGCGAAGCGATCTTGCCGAAGTACGATGCCATCATGATCGATGAAGGACAGGATTTCGACGCGGACTGGTTCAAACTGGTCAGCGAATTATTAAATCCTGATACCAAATCATTACTTCTTGTAGAAGACCGTGCGCAGTCCATTTATAAGCGAGGACGTTCGTATTTACAAGACACGGGTCTCGACTTCAGAGGACGCTCCAAAGTATTGAGCATTAATTACCGCAACACTGCACAGATCGTGTCGTTCGCATGGGCTTTCTATCAGCAACACTCTGTGCTAAAAAATAAAGTTGTCAGTAAAGAGTTCGAAGGCGATATCATTGCCCCACAAAGCACACGTAGGAAAGGCTATGAACCTGCGATTGTCCGCGTTGATAGTTTCAGGCGAGAAGCTGTGATCGTCGCCAAGCAAATTGCCAAACTACATCGTGAGCGGAAGTTGCCTTTATCTGAAATATTGATTCTGTACCGAGTTAAACGATTTTCAGGGCTAGACTATATCGCGCTGTTAAAAAGCGCATTGGAGCAAGAAGATATACCGTACTATTGGATCGCAGAAAACAGTGACTCAAAACGCAACTTTGATATCGATCACGAAAGCGTCAAAATTAGTACGATCGAAAGCAGTAAGGGCTTAGACTTTCAGGCGGTGTTTATCGTCAGCGCGAATAATATTCCATTTGCTTTGGAAGAAGATATCGAGCGTGAAGCATCGCTACTATATATAGGCATGACACGAGCGAAGGAGTATTTGTGTATTTCCTATTCAGGGGAATCCGAATTTACTGCGTACTTTGATAAAGTGTTGGAGGACCGGAAGAAAGAGGAAGGACCGGATGTAATTGAACAGTCGAAATAATACACAGCCATCTACCCTGATTGATAACTAATCAGCGAAGATGGCTTTTTTCTATGATACGATAGAAAGAAAACTTTCTAGGAGGTCGAACGCATGAATAACACCCCAAAAACACATGTCCTGATTTACGGAGATATTTTCGTGGACTATATTGCAACAGACAAAACCAACACGAAATTCAAGACGTTCCTCGGAGGTGCTACAATCAATGTGGCGGCAGGAGTTTCGCGCCTGGGTGCCAACTCTTCATTAATTACTGTAATCGGCGAAGATGAAGACTCGAACTTCGCAGTAAATGAACTGGAGACTGAAGGCGTCGATTTAACATATGCTTTACGATCTCCTAAGAAAAAAGTAAATCGTGTTTACGTTCATCTAACGCCAGAACGTGACCGTGTATTCGCGAACTATATAGATGACACGCCTGATCTACAGGTACAACCGAGCGACCTGGATGAACAGGCTTTCCGAAAGGCTTCCATATTACATATTTGCTCGGGTACAATGTTTCACCCGACCGCTCTAGCTACTACTAAAAGGGCTGTTGAATTAGCAAAGGCGAATGACGTGTATCTTTCACTAGATACTAATGTGAGACCACTTCGCTGGGAGAATGAAGACATATGTCGCAGTACGATTTTGTCATTTTTACATCAGACAGATTTGCTGAAATTAACGGAAGAAGAGCTAGCTTTTCTCATGAAGGAAACAGATGTGCAAAAAGCGCTGGCTGGACTTGCTGTATATAATATTCCTGTAGTTATGATGACGATGGGAGAACTGGGGACGCTTGCAGTAATTGAAGGCAAGCAACATCATGTAGGAGTCGTGCCAATTGAGCCGGTCGATACGACAGGTGCGGGGGATGCATTCATTGCGGGCGTACTTCGTGGACTTCATTTGCATGGTAAGCCAAATAATTTAGAAGAAATGCTGGATTATATACGTTTTGGCAATAAAATGGGAGCGTTATGCGCGATGAAATCAGGAGCTCTTTCTGCAATGCCATATGCGGATGAATTGGGCGAGTTAGAATAGGCCATTGTTCTGGAGGCCGCGCTCTATCAATCGGCTTAATCGCTCTATCGTGGCCCGTCAGTGCTCTATCCAGACCGCTATCCGCTCTATCGAAACCCATCACCGCTCTATGCTGTATTTTATCCGCTCTATGGCACTAGCCAACCGCTCATAGAAAAAACCACGCCTTGGTCAACAGAAAAAAGCAGCCTCGCCTTAAACCATGTGCTACAGTATTGATTTCTTCAGTCTATATTACTGTTAACGGTTAATATATAAGAAGATAAAGACTAAAGGAACAATGACTTCATTCGTACTATAACCTCGTTTGTAAAGCGTGGTGTTTCATAGTACTATGACGAAAAGGTAACGAATAAGGAAGGTGAGATGTATTATGCCGAACAGTACAAAGGAAATAAAAGTTGCAGCAACTCCGCAACAAGTATGGAGTTTTCTCATAGATGTAGACCAGTGGGCACCACTGATCCCAGGCTATATTGAACATGAGAAGAGTAATGATCAGCAATTCAAATGGAAGTTCCGAGCAGATCTTGGTGTGATACAAAAGAATATTGTCATGCAAGTGGATATTACAGAACAAGCCGAACATTCAAAAGTAGCGTTTACTCTAGAAGGTCTGAATGAAAATCTAGAAGGGAACGGAAGCTTTCAAGTAGAAGATGCAATAGATGCAACAAGTCTCATAGGTTATCTGGATATTACAGGTAAAGGGATGATGGGATCTGTTATGAATTCCATGATGAAAACGTATGTACCGGAAACAGTAAATGCGTTGACCGACGCAATTAGTGAAAAAATTAGCCAGACAGAATAAAAAAATGTACACAGTTACGCTGTGTACATTTTTTATTGCTTTCACGAACTATATTTAATTGTACAAATATCTTCTACATCAATCTCTTCTACTTCTGGTTCTCCAAATGGCTGAAAGTGAACGGTACGTCTTTTTCGGTCGAACTGTAAGTAATAACCGTTATGCTGTATCCCTCTCGACTCCTTTAATGTTATCTCCACAGGTGCTCCCATGGGTAAATCGACAAGTATATGGACGATCTTTCTTTGGTCATAACAACGCGCTTTTCGTTTTGAAATATTGGGTGATTCGTAATCATTGTAAGGTCTGTACTTCCTGGATGACATATTTTTATGCACCTCCCTCTCTCTTTAGCGTATGTGAAAATTCGCCTGAGAACTGTGCCGCTTCATTGGATAGGAACAATAAGAAAGGATTTAATTCTGTGAAGTGAAATATTGCATTACAAAATAGGGAGTAGCTTATAAATGTGATTCTTTGTGTGATTGCCCTATCACGCTGGAAAGGATTACTGTATTCAGCCTACAAAACAAAATGATGCTATTCCATAACGAGTGCATGCCTTTTGTATTAGTCCATATGATATAATAAAAGCGGTATTTCATTCAGGTAAATTAGGGAATGGAAGAGGGGGAACCGTATGTACTGTCCAAAATGTGGTCAT
It encodes the following:
- a CDS encoding 3'-5' exonuclease, with product MAYTVPETIRSSATAGERLLFRTLKNYLPDDYIVYYEPEIRGKRPDFVVIGPDLGILVLEVKDYTKNTLYQLDRDEWTLINSNGEQVKTKSPQKQARENAFLLVDLLKKDGNLVQTEGKYQSQLKFPYGFGTVFTRLHQKDFLELGLYGVIEPHLSLTRDEMDPEHEAFTEENLMEKIAEMFVVPYRLREPLGKDDIDAIRYHLFPEVRISAEFKQPSPHQDQLLLSLHDIKTMDLHQENMAKQIGDKNRLIRGVAGSGKTLILASRAKLLSREHPDWKILILCYNISLARNIEHMVHHMMNEPDSLFDFDFTKEETHTKRAKHLIQVRNFHSWLRNDLRISEATIPMMLEKLKQGEAILPKYDAIMIDEGQDFDADWFKLVSELLNPDTKSLLLVEDRAQSIYKRGRSYLQDTGLDFRGRSKVLSINYRNTAQIVSFAWAFYQQHSVLKNKVVSKEFEGDIIAPQSTRRKGYEPAIVRVDSFRREAVIVAKQIAKLHRERKLPLSEILILYRVKRFSGLDYIALLKSALEQEDIPYYWIAENSDSKRNFDIDHESVKISTIESSKGLDFQAVFIVSANNIPFALEEDIEREASLLYIGMTRAKEYLCISYSGESEFTAYFDKVLEDRKKEEGPDVIEQSK
- a CDS encoding carbohydrate kinase family protein, with the translated sequence MNNTPKTHVLIYGDIFVDYIATDKTNTKFKTFLGGATINVAAGVSRLGANSSLITVIGEDEDSNFAVNELETEGVDLTYALRSPKKKVNRVYVHLTPERDRVFANYIDDTPDLQVQPSDLDEQAFRKASILHICSGTMFHPTALATTKRAVELAKANDVYLSLDTNVRPLRWENEDICRSTILSFLHQTDLLKLTEEELAFLMKETDVQKALAGLAVYNIPVVMMTMGELGTLAVIEGKQHHVGVVPIEPVDTTGAGDAFIAGVLRGLHLHGKPNNLEEMLDYIRFGNKMGALCAMKSGALSAMPYADELGELE
- a CDS encoding CoxG family protein translates to MPNSTKEIKVAATPQQVWSFLIDVDQWAPLIPGYIEHEKSNDQQFKWKFRADLGVIQKNIVMQVDITEQAEHSKVAFTLEGLNENLEGNGSFQVEDAIDATSLIGYLDITGKGMMGSVMNSMMKTYVPETVNALTDAISEKISQTE